The following proteins are co-located in the Bombus pascuorum chromosome 3, iyBomPasc1.1, whole genome shotgun sequence genome:
- the LOC132904996 gene encoding protein CNPPD1, whose protein sequence is MLTMSRRTKTPSKLKTIGNHDEFLNRISKSLYYSKLPVTECLSLPVTELAAELFNEVKGGYTLERLDVEEASRISRNACVSPCSLVLALLYLERLKDCNPEYLQQVAPSELFLVTLMVASKFLNDEGEDDEVFNTEWALSADLTVLQINQLEKDFLKAIDWTVFVHNQEFWERLQKLEKDVAYREAQKRNWFSYTELTCLMNSTQLTAIAQVVVNISTICLATYTAGVITLLGSALVASYLPGTVLSPRQINNSTDMKTDCNPVMDVTSLPIEIESISSEDILIDDFIYTSLSCNQSQENYEYITINETIDANWKWWLNSMMIWLPEYSGLESTKTLRTANDKTEYADTSVTTKFLFDITMSDEPFIKFWKHILGFDLEILLHDWRYYTNCVTKLTLDHQH, encoded by the exons ATGTTGACTATGTCAAGGAGAACGAAAACCCCATCGAAATTAAAG acCATTGGTAATCACGacgaatttttaaatcgtaTATCGAAATCACTTTACTATTCAAAATTACCAGTGACTGAATGCCTCAGTTTACCTGTTACTG AATTGGCAGCAGAGTTGTTTAATGAAGTGAAAGGTGGTTATACACTTGAAAGATTAGATGTGGAAGAGGCTAGCAGAATATCTAGAAATGCATGTGTTTCGCCATGTTCCCTTGTTTTAGCATTACTGTACTTGGAAAGATTGAAAGATTGTAATCCAGAATATCTTCAACAAGTGGCACCTTCTGAGCTCTTCCTTGTTACCTTG ATGGTGGctagtaaatttttaaatgacgAAGGAGAAGATGATGAAGTTTTCAATACTGAGTGGGCACTATCAGCTGATCTGACTGTGTTACAAATAAATCAGCTAGAGAAAGACTTTCTCAAAGCTATt GATTGGACTGTTTTTGTTCATAATCAAGAATTTTGGGAAAGACTACAGAAATTAGAGAAAGATGTAGCTTACAGAGAAGCACAGAAAAGAAATTGGTTTTCATATACAGAATTAACTTGTCTAATGAATTCAACGCAATTAACAGCAATAGCACAAGTTGTAGTAAATATATCAACCATTTGTTTGGCAACATATACTGCAGGAGTAATTACTCTTTTAGGCTCTGCCTTAGTTGCGAGCTACCTTCCAGGGACAGTACTTAGTCCaagacaaataaataattctacagATATGAAAACAGATTGTAATCCAGTAATGGATGTAACCTCATTGCcaattgaaattgaaagtatttcatcagaagatattttaattgatgattttatatatacgtcCTTAAGTTGCAATCAATCTcaagaaaattatgaatatattacaataaacgAGACTATTGATGCAAATTGGAAATGGTGGTTAAATTCTATGATGATATGGCTACCGGAATATTCAGGTCTAGAATCGACAAAAACATTGCGTACAGCAAACGATAAAACCGAATATGCAGACACGTCAGTgacaacaaaatttttattcgacatCACTATGTCAGACGAaccttttataaaattttggaaaCATATATTGGGGTTTGATTTGGAAATTCTTCTGCACGACTGGAGATATTACACGAACTGCGTTACAAAATTGACACTCGATCATCAGCACTGA